The following proteins are encoded in a genomic region of Mesoplodon densirostris isolate mMesDen1 chromosome 12, mMesDen1 primary haplotype, whole genome shotgun sequence:
- the LOC132500063 gene encoding elongation of very long chain fatty acids protein 1-like codes for MRKWQAAWPWGYLSGPVPSEPTTTARLAPNESLARMEAVVNLYQDMMKHADPRIQGYPLMGSPLLMTSVLLTYVYFVLSLGPRIMANRKPFQLRSFMVVYNFSLVAFSLYIVYEFLMSGWLSTYTWRCDPVDFSNNPEALRMVRVAWLFLFSKFIELMDTVIFILRKKDGQVTFLHVFHHSVLPWSWWWGVKFAPGGMGSFHAMINSSVHVVMYLYYGLSALGPVAQPYLWWKKHMTAVQLIQFVLVSLHISQYYFMPSCNYQYPIIIHLIWMYGTIFFLLFSNFWYQSYTKGKRLPRVLQQNGAPGTAKVKAN; via the exons ATGAGGAAGTGGCAGGCAGCCTGGCCCTGGGGATACCTCTCCGGCCCTGTTCCTTCCGAGCCCACCACGACTGCCCGCCTGGCCCCCA ATGAGTCCTTAGCCAGGATGGAGGCTGTTGTGAACTTGTACCAGGACATGATGAAGCATGCAGATCCCCGGATCCAGGGCTACCCTCTGATGGGGTCCCCACTGCTAATGACCTCTGTCCTCCTGACCTACGTGTACTTCGTTCTTTCACTTGGGCCTCGCATCATGGCCAATCGGAAGCCCTTCCAGCTCCGCAGCTTCATGGTTGTCTACAACTTCTCACTGGTGGCATTTTCCCTCTACATCGTCTATGAGTTCCTGATGTCTGGCTGGCTGAGTACCTACACCTGGCGCTGCGACCCAGTGGACTTTTCCAACAACCCGGAGGCACTGAGGATGGTTCGAGTGGCCTGGCTCTTCCTGTTCTCCAAGTTCATTGAGCTGATGGACACGGTGATCTTTATTCTCCGGAAGAAAGATGGACAGGTGACCTTCCTACATGTCTTCCACCACTCAGTGCTTCCCTGGAGCTGGTGGTGGGGGGTAAAATTTGCCCCAGGAGGAATGGGCTCTTTCCACGCCATGATCAACTCCTCTGTGCACGTCGTCATGTACCTGTACTATGGATTGTCTGCCCTTGGCCCTGTGGCTCAGCCCTACCTTTGGTGGAAAAAGCACATGACAGCTGTCCAGCTGATCCAGTTTGTCCTGGTCTCGCTGCACATCTCCCAGTACTACTTCATGCCCAGCTGTAACTACCAGTATCCAATCATCATCCACCTCATCTGGATGTATGGCACCATCTTCTTCTTGCTCTTCTCCAATTTCTGGTATCAGTCTTACACCAAAGGCAAGCGGCTGCCCCGTGTACTTCAGCAAAACGGAGCTCCAGGTACTGCCAAAGTCAAGGCTAACTGA